The proteins below come from a single Musa acuminata AAA Group cultivar baxijiao unplaced genomic scaffold, Cavendish_Baxijiao_AAA HiC_scaffold_803, whole genome shotgun sequence genomic window:
- the LOC135664143 gene encoding probable transcriptional regulator SLK2, whose protein sequence is MTGCILNSAGNSSGPSVGASSIVNDANSALSGTQLQRSASINNEPCMRLPASPMSFSSNSTSDSWVMDGSIMQQSLGSEHAHKRAASSAISEIIAQAPDDSVHISKKARLDLKDDIMQRMVIQQLLQGSEPEPELHGHQNPQLHAMLQQQRLTQLQQHMMQSFPQTQQAPITFQQQQQLRNHLQQRPVEVAVPANHNFDVKKGSCRVMQYLYHQRHRPADNSILYWRKFVAEYFAPPAKKRWCLSSYNNVGNHALGVFLQSAKGTWNCDLCVVNSGKGFG, encoded by the exons ATGACCGGCTGTATCCTCAATAGCGCGGGAAACTCCTCCGGGCCTAGTGTTGGGGCAAGCTCAATAGTCAATGACGCCAACTCGGCTCTCTCTGGGACACAGTTGCAGCGCAGCGCCAGCATCAACAATGAGCCGTGCATGCGCCTCCCAGCCTCACCCATGTCATTTTCATCAAACAGCACATCAGATTCTTGGGTGATGGATGGCTCCATCATGCAGCAGAGCCTGGGTAGCGAGCATGCACACAAGCGAGCTGCATCGAGTGCCATATCTGAGATTATAGCACAGGCACCTGACGATTCAGTGCATATTTCAAAAAAAGCAAGGCTTGATTTGAAGGATGATATCATGCAGCGGATGGTGATCCAGCAACTGCTGCAGGGCTCAGAGCCAGAGCCAGAGCTGCATGGTCATCAGAATCCACAGCTGCATGCTATGTTACAACAGCAGAGATTAACCCAGCTTCAACAGCACATGATGCAGTCTTTTCCGCAGACTCAGCAAGCACCTATCACCTTTCAACAGCAACAACAGCTGAGGAACCATTTGCAGCAGCGGCCTGTTGAGGTAGCTGTCCCTGCCAATCACAATTTTGATGTGAAGAAAGGTTCTTGTCGAGTGATGCAGTATTTGTATCATCAACGGCATCGCCCAGCT GATAATTCCATACTATACTGGAGAAAATTTGTTGCAGAGTATTTTGCACCACCAGCTAAGAAAAGGTGGTGTTTATCATCGTACAACAATGTTGGCAACCATGCTCTTGGTGTTTTCCTGCAGTCAGCTAAG GGCACATGGAATTGTGATCTTTGTGTTGTGAACTCTGGAAAAGGATTTGGTTAG